The Spinacia oleracea cultivar Varoflay chromosome 2, BTI_SOV_V1, whole genome shotgun sequence DNA segment ATGTTATTTCGTTGTCTACTCATTTGATACAAGTTAGTTCGAGAAGAAAAGCTTGATCCAGGGACCGATAAAAACTCTCATAAGTACATACTAATTGAAAAGATTTTGCGTAGGAAGTATATGGTGTACTGGGCCAATGGAATGAAACACAACATCAATGCTATATTAGGGTCACTGCTGCTTCTACTTACTTGGGTGTTGTATTTTAGGTCTCACTTAAACAAAACACCCCAGACAAGATATATTTTAGAGTTTGGTACCTGGACTTGTGTTAGTTTGTTGTTCTGCTCCTTTTTGTGGCTCATCAAGACATTTGTATTGTTGTCATGGCCATGGGAGGCTAGGGTAGTTTATGAACGATTAAAATATAGAAATGATGATGAAAACGGGTAAGAAACATTTCATCCTGATTAATTTTCTAGACTAATTAATTACAATCCTATTTTTAAATATGACTTCTCTTTCTCTTGTGGCGTGGCTGTGAGGTGAGGCATAGTGTGTACTGCCTGGCCTACTCATGCATTCAAAACCTGACTTGTACCTGGTACGGCCAAAGTTAGCTTTGGTTCCAGATTTGTCTGCTAAAAAAGTGTCTTGTACTTGCTTCAGCTCCTCCCCTTGGGGGTCAAGCTGAGGAGCGCTATCTCTAACTTAGAAACAGATTTAAATACTGCCCAGCGACCCCAGGAGAGGAGCTGAAACAAGTATGAGACAGCTTTAAAATAGCGGTAAAATTATCTTATTCACTGCCACTGGTACGTCCAAATGTGTTGCTCATCCCAAATGTTTTGCTCATCTGGTACCTGGTACGTCCAAATCATCTTATTGACTGTCAGACGGAAAaactgtgttttttttttcttttcttcattTGAAATGTTTTGCTCATCTCAAAATGTTCAAATGAACAAAAGATCCTTTAGGTATGCACCGTATTTGATGGAGGTGCTCATTGGTGCCATCGTATGAAAGAGAGCAAAACGTACTAAAGCGATATGAGTCCTAGAGCCtaatcgcaaggcgcgcgcttcatcgaagtgaagcgcactttttaagaattaaagggtttttttttactattatgcacatatatattactaaaataaccacaaaaatatataaacatcAGATTTGCTTCCATAAATATCTTACTCTTTGTTTTAACAAAATAAAGCATATAACATAGTGTTTATCAAGAAGCTAGTCCCTAGGGTCCGGCTACTATAATTattgtcttcttcttttcttctttttccttttcttttggaaTCTAGCCCCACTTTCTATTGTTAAGGATTAATAGGGTGTGGCCCAAAACACAATAACAACatagtataaaaaaaaaagctttCAACAtgaagtaataataataaaaaataaaaaataaaaaagaacttCAACAAAGCGCCAAAAAGCGCGCTTTTTGCAAACGCTTCGGCGCGCTTAATTACACGGACCTAGTTAAGCGCTTTACCCTGAGCTTCACGCTTCAGCGCTTAAGTGCGCTTTTTAAAACACTGGTGCAGTCTCGCCTTCAATTACAAGCTAAAGAGTAAGGATAAGGGACCGGGAAGGGATAGTCTAATGGCTCATAGTTTGGAAATTTTAGGCCCCATTTAGTTCAACTTATTTTAACTGAAGTATTTCTTATCCATGATGTTGTTTATGGATATTCTAAACTCAATTTACATTAAATTGTTATGAGCAGAAACATCAGAGAAAATTTGAAGCGACTTGTTGAGGTCGGGGACCATTCAGATTGGGGCTATTTTGAAGAGAAGCTGCATGAATATGTGGACTGCTCAGTGGAAATATCATTAGAAACGATTGATACATGGATGGTAAACTACATACCTTGCTTAATTATTGATTACTATTTTCTAATAGTTCAACAAGTTTTAGGCATGGCAATGTCTCAGGTCACTGCATTAATAACATTTGTATTACATTTAACGTGGAAATTCCTATATATTATACCGCTGTTCAAGTTGTTTAAACGAATTAAATTAAAGTTGTACTTGACAAAACATATGTGTCTACTAGGAAAGGGCACGTTACAACTGTCTGTACATAGCAAACACATTAAGTAGTGCGACGGAGGTTGCAGATTGTTTGAACAAAATTATCAGCTGGCTTCTAATTGCTGCCACCATCATACTGTGGTTGTTGCTAACCGGACTGGCTACAACAAAAGTATTTGTCCTCATCGCATCACCATTACTAGCTGCAACTTTCATATTTGGAGATACTTGTAAGACTCTTTTTCAGGGGATAATGTTTGTATATGTGGTGCACCCTTTTGATGTTGGTGATTTATGTGCGATTGATGGAAAACTGGTTAGTTACCTAACTTGTTTTTCTAAGGGCTCGTTGGGTATAAAAACCAAATATGAAAACTACTAAAAAGATTTTtattgtcagttttcaaaatcaaacatgaTTACTATATGTATGACTATTTTGTAATCTAAAGCTAGAAACTGACCGTGATAACGAATGAGCCTTAAGCATTCAAttgtttgttttagttttctaCTTTTCATAATCTTGTTAAAACTTAGATTAAAGGCTAACTTATATGCTCTGAATTTTTAGATGGAGGTGAGAACAATCGGCGTATGGAAAACAACCTTCTCAATAATTGGTACGCGGGAGGAAGCGATATATCCAATTTCAGAGCTATCCACTAAAAATATCATTAACTACAAGACCGATTTTGATTGGAATGACTACGTTGAGCTTGATGTAGGTTCCTTGGCCGAGGAAAGcatcaatattttgaaagaagaAATTCGAAAGTAAGATTCAGTTCCACTGGTGTTTTTGATAGAGATAAAATCGCTTAGGATATtttatgtacaataaatttcGAGTTGCATTAAGTTTCTAACATAATTATGATTGATTTTCACTGAATctaacatatatatatagtaggttacaacattaatcctaattatattaggaaatctaatgcgactagaaataatacataaaataccctaagaaattctattcctatcggtTTTTTATattctactttttttttcttctttttcttttaagaTTAACGGGAAAGACATGTTGGATTGGATTGTATTGAAACCACAACCAATCAGATTGGATTATATTAGATTTTGGGTCAGTTGAGTATGTCTCCTAAGAGACTGTCGTATGCATAAGACCGTTGATGTCAGCGTTAAATAAGTATAACGGTTTGACTAGAAATTATAACTATTTTGATTAACATGTATAACTATTTGATTGGAGAGTAAAATTAGTAGTAGTAGAATATAACAATATGATCACATTGAGTATCTATTTGTATAATGATTTGTTAAGGAGTTAGGTTTATACATAGACCGTCTTATATAAGTTTTTTGTAAAAAGAAggaatgacatttttttttgattCGGATTTCGAATTGGATCAAAATACCAAATCTTATGTTGGATTATATCGGATTGGATTTGGTAAAAACTTGAATGAGATTGAACTTAATATTTCAAACTAACATAATTGAGATACAATATTACAACCTCATAATCATAGAGATAGTCTTATAGAGTTATAAGCCTACATGGCCTTTTTTCGTATTACATTATGCTTATCAAGTAGTCATATACATTAAGTATTTAGTTTTTTCATACTCAGGATGGTCTTTGTTTATGAATTCATTCAATGATGCTACCTTAAGCCACCAAGTTATTTTTTACGTAGTACGTAGTCCTAGTactatacggagtacttcgttaTTTAacactttatttgttttttgtgtgtcttttttttttttttttcaacagaCTTCTGGATGGTGATAAAGATAAATTTACACAAAGTTTCAACTGGGTGGCTGTAACATTTGGAGATAACTTCAAGATAGCAGTTAATTTTAGACACAATGTGAACCTTAAAAACAACACTTACTTTGAATGTCTTAAGGAGAAGCAAAAGCTACGGTCCGAGTTTATTTTTCGAGTAAGAAGACTTCTAGATCAAAAGGAAAATGCTGGATCCAAAGCTTCTACAGGTTTGTATCTTTATTCATAGTCATAGTACTTGGAACTTTTGAATATTGATTCAAGTAtacaatactccctccgtcccggaatactcgacccggtttgaccggcacagagtttaagggacttaaattgacttatttaatttaatactccctccgtatttatttaagggatacacttgccttttccggccgtatttatttaagagatacacttgccatttttagtaacttatcaacctcatcatctaattaaataatacatctaatttaccctatcacccaccatcctattaaacaaataatttcataaacccaccccacctcccaacccccaaaatgacatggtccccacttgtttacttattgaaatatctacccaaccccacttgctttattattttatttcattcaattcttttttcttaatactcgtgcccggccaagtgtatctcttaaataaatacggagggagtaggtagtaattgatagtggggtattattttaatgtagttagtgggaggtgggttaagaggtgaggttgggggagagtaggggttgaatttttaattattttttgtatggagtagggggtaggtgggttaataggggtggagtgagaaataatataatattgttagaatatttccatttttaaaaacaggtcaagtattatgggacggcccgataaggaaaacaggtcaagtattccgggacggagggagtaggttAATTACTTAATAGTAGTacatagacctgtcaaacgggtcggtcgggtcgggttgtaaaaaattattttcgggttcgggttagatcgggtcggtcactttcgggttcgggtttacaaatgcttgtttaagacccagaactttcgggttcgggtcgacccaacgggttgagagattttaaaacgcgcattatattttcattaatttaggtgataaatatacaaaatatgggcacaaataaacaaattttcctacacaagtttatatttagtcaaattcaaccataaaatggtgtataattcaaattaaaatcatattacacacaataatagtaaaaacagcgtgtttattatgcttaaattttctcataatcgcatttattactataaatacaacgattttcaatcggtcgggtccaaaacgggttcggtcgggttttgacccattacttttcgggttgctcgggttcggataaaatcgggttacgggtcacaaaatcttgttcaggacccagtattttcgggtcgggttcgggtcggttttcgggtcgggtcgatttttgacaggtctagtagTACACCATAGTACACAATCACTTAAATCACAACGCTTAAATCCTACATATCGGAGCATGACGCGTGATACACATTTACATGGAATGAAAAGATGGGACATTTTACACTGGGTTGTTTACCCAGTTTACCACTTTACCTGATGAGTCTGTTAAAAGCGAACAAGTCCAAAAGTTGGGattaccaaaaaataaaactcataGTTGAGATTATTATAAGCGAACCGCACAAATTTGGAATTGTTCTAAtccttttttttagtttagatgTGTTAATTTATTAAAGAATTGTACGTTAATTTGAGGGTATAATGCGCTCGTGCACTCACATGCTTTGAATTCAAAACCTTATTGTTGTATATTTTCTTCACTTCTGATGTAGAGAATTGAAATGAGAGCTTCCCAGGTTATGTGATGAGAAAGCTAGCAACTAGAGTTTCGGAAATCACATGGAAGCTGAAACTACCTGCAATGTAcatttaatttgttgaaatatgTTGAAGAGGTTAGGTTTTATAAAATCGTTTCAGCGGAATTATAACATTTTCATGGTCTCATGTACATAATTAATATTAACGTATTTCACATAATGTACTACTAGGAACTTGTATTTGTAGGTTTTTTTTCTACATTCCCTAGGGATATAAGACATGTGTGACTGTAATATGGCTAGAGTGGAATTAGAATACATTGTTGTACACTTGTAGTCTTGTACTAGGTGTTCTGGAACCAACGAGGTTTTGACCTAGTGGTTAAAACTGAGAACTCGTGTACGATATGTCTTAGGTTTGATATTCCCTCccacatttgtaatttatattgctctCATCGCTCATTCGCACCGCTTTTTAACATGATATTTTTTTCCTATACGTGTTAGGTTTAGATCAGGTTGGGCTAGTTTTCGGGCCGATTTCTAGAAACTTGGAGCTGAAAGTTGGCCTGACATGGGTGTTTTACTGTTTTGTAAAGTAGTTTCAACTTCTCTTAAAGAGCCATTAGATAAAACTTTGGATCGAATAGGAACTCTAAATTGAAGTTTCCCTTTCTAGAACTCCAATGGCCGATGAGCTCTTCaagtcaaaaaaaaatgtttttttggACTAAATTAAAGACTTTGTTCTTTTAgattgaactgaattgaacttagTTTATTAGACTTGATCTTAACTaagttaaattatattattaaaataaacttAACTATAACGAAAAAATGAATTTATTGGACTTATACTGAATTGATATGAACGAAACTCAAAcactactccatacaaaataagttttaaacAAACAAGGGCAAATGGA contains these protein-coding regions:
- the LOC110800543 gene encoding mechanosensitive ion channel protein 5-like, coding for MERARYNCLYIANTLSSATEVADCLNKIISWLLIAATIILWLLLTGLATTKVFVLIASPLLAATFIFGDTCKTLFQGIMFVYVVHPFDVGDLCAIDGKLMEVRTIGVWKTTFSIIGTREEAIYPISELSTKNIINYKTDFDWNDYVELDVGSLAEESINILKEEIRKLLDGDKDKFTQSFNWVAVTFGDNFKIAVNFRHNVNLKNNTYFECLKEKQKLRSEFIFRVRRLLDQKENAGSKASTEN